One window of the Anopheles cruzii chromosome 2, idAnoCruzAS_RS32_06, whole genome shotgun sequence genome contains the following:
- the LOC128268135 gene encoding paramyosin, short form-like — protein sequence MVLIFALDNRCDRRERLIPTQIWQTNYGYAMHYYQPMIDYLDEKRVSGQDSPPLSPDPRCPYLPYSEERGLCRYHTADFHFRPYSDQEISQFVKQTVDTAKRYLPDYRFDIKRSVLSLTATADAARLKKHVPADSVIARYQRKLADRKIQDEANVRRDKMALLKRTQFYGEDLKNDELSPELKRAIKGKSADQIKNILLNESRKFRQSEERQVGQFNKLSSVTRTTGSRANSEMRYIVKRTTSTVDVSQAAEEATHQYKAVHTSVDNVRREIKNFALKTQEFLHDTR from the coding sequence ATGGTACTAATTTTTGCTTTGGACAATCGGTGCGACCGACGCGAACGTCTCATCCCCACCCAAATCTGGCAAACAAACTACGGGTATGCGATGCACTACTACCAGCCCATGATAGATTATCTCGATGAGAAGCGTGTGAGCGGCCAAGACAGTCCACCACTCTCACCCGATCCTCGGTGCCCCTATTTACCGTACTCGGAGGAGCGCGGCCTGTGCCGTTATCACACCGCGGACTTCCACTTCCGTCCGTATAGCGACCAAGAAATATCCCAATTTGTGAAACAAACAGTTGACACTGCGAAACGGTACCTGCCAGACTACCGCTTCGATATAAAGCGTTCGGTGCTCAGTTTAACCGCGACTGCCGACGCTGCTAGACTCAAGAAACACGTTCCCGCGGACAGTGTGATTGCACGTTACCAACGCAAATTAGCCGATCGCAAGATACAGGACGAAGCAAACGTAAGGCGCGATAAGATGGCATTGTTAAAGCGAACCCAGTTCTATGGCGAAGATCTGAAGAACGATGAACTTTCGCCTGAACTCAAGCGAGCAATCAAAGGCAAATCAGCCGACCAGATCAAGAACATTCTGCTTAACGAGTCGCGCAAATTTCGGCAGTCTGAAGAACGCCAAGTGGGTCAGTTCAACAAGTTAAGCTCTGTAACACGGACAACGGGAAGTCGCGCGAACAGTGAAATGCGTTACATCGTCAAGCGAACAACTAGCACCGTGGACGTGAGCCAGGCAGCTGAAGAAGCTACACATCAATACAAGGCCGTACATACGTCCGTGGATAATGTACGACGAGAGATCAAGAACTTCGCCTTGAAAACGCAAGAATTCTTGCACGACACCAGGTGA